In one Aquabacterium sp. OR-4 genomic region, the following are encoded:
- a CDS encoding pirin family protein translates to MRTITTPSNPTADALPVRQPRTVERLVTGQPTQDGAGVKLTRVLTQPLQQRLDPFLMLDAFGSDQPGDYIAGFPDHPHRGFETITYMIAGRMRHRDSAGHEGLLSNGGVQWMTAGRGVVHSELPEQEEGVMEGFQLWLNLHSADKMQPPGYRDIASAQIPEWQGPGVTVRVIAGASQGVAGAVQRPTTEPLYLDVHLAPGAVLAQPLPEGHNAFVYTYRGALRIEGTEVPAQRMAILAGGGMNPAPGTDGVVLAAGAQGARALLIAGAPLKQPIAQYGPFVMNTREELLQAVGDFQAGRFG, encoded by the coding sequence ATGCGCACGATCACCACCCCGTCGAACCCAACCGCCGATGCCCTGCCGGTGCGCCAGCCGCGCACGGTGGAGCGCCTGGTCACCGGCCAGCCCACGCAGGACGGCGCCGGCGTCAAGCTCACCCGGGTTCTGACCCAGCCGCTGCAGCAGCGGCTCGACCCCTTTTTGATGCTCGACGCCTTCGGCTCCGACCAGCCGGGCGACTACATCGCCGGCTTTCCCGACCACCCGCACCGCGGCTTCGAGACCATCACCTACATGATTGCCGGGCGCATGCGCCACCGCGACTCGGCCGGCCACGAAGGCCTGCTCAGCAACGGCGGCGTGCAGTGGATGACCGCCGGCCGCGGCGTGGTGCACAGCGAGCTGCCCGAGCAGGAAGAAGGCGTGATGGAGGGCTTCCAGCTGTGGCTGAACCTGCACAGCGCCGACAAGATGCAGCCGCCCGGCTACCGCGACATCGCCAGCGCGCAGATTCCCGAATGGCAGGGCCCGGGCGTGACCGTGCGCGTGATCGCCGGCGCCAGCCAGGGCGTGGCCGGCGCCGTGCAGCGCCCCACCACTGAGCCGCTGTACCTGGATGTGCACCTGGCGCCCGGTGCGGTGTTGGCCCAGCCGCTGCCTGAAGGTCACAACGCCTTCGTCTACACCTACCGCGGCGCGCTGCGCATCGAAGGCACCGAGGTGCCGGCCCAGCGCATGGCCATCCTGGCCGGCGGCGGCATGAACCCCGCACCGGGCACCGATGGCGTGGTGCTGGCCGCCGGCGCCCAGGGCGCCCGCGCGCTGCTGATCGCCGGTGCGCCGCTGAAGCAGCCGATCGCCCAGTACGGCCCGTTCGTGATGAACACGCGCGAGGAGCTGCTGCAGGCCGTGGGCGACTTCCAGGCCGGGCGCTTCGGGTAA
- the gstA gene encoding glutathione transferase GstA, whose amino-acid sequence MKLYYSPGACSMAAHIVLQASGLPFQAIAAPTKTKLLPDGSDYRAINPLGYVPLLELADGERLTECPVIMQYVADQVPAARLAPANGTMDRYRLQAWLTFVSTELHKGGFGVFFNPSANAEFKAAAGEKLAGRLRWVNEQLEGKTYVMGDAFTAADAYLFTVTNWAKPTGVDLSPYTRLLAWRERVAALPAVQATLKAEGLA is encoded by the coding sequence ATGAAGCTCTACTACAGCCCCGGCGCCTGTTCGATGGCCGCCCACATCGTGCTGCAGGCCTCGGGCCTGCCCTTCCAGGCCATTGCGGCGCCCACCAAGACCAAGCTGCTGCCCGATGGCAGCGACTACCGCGCCATCAATCCGCTGGGTTATGTGCCGCTGCTCGAGCTGGCCGACGGCGAGCGCCTGACCGAGTGCCCGGTGATCATGCAGTACGTGGCCGACCAGGTGCCGGCCGCCCGGTTGGCACCGGCCAACGGCACGATGGACCGCTACCGCCTGCAGGCCTGGCTGACCTTCGTCAGCACCGAGCTGCACAAGGGTGGCTTCGGCGTGTTCTTCAACCCGAGCGCGAACGCCGAGTTCAAGGCCGCCGCCGGCGAGAAGCTGGCCGGCCGCCTGCGCTGGGTGAACGAGCAGCTCGAAGGCAAAACCTATGTGATGGGCGATGCCTTCACCGCCGCCGATGCCTACCTGTTCACCGTGACCAACTGGGCCAAGCCCACCGGCGTGGACCTGTCGCCCTACACCCGGCTGCTGGCCTGGCGCGAGCGCGTTGCCGCGCTGCCGGCGGTGCAGGCCACGTTGAAGGCCGAAGGCCTGGCCTGA
- a CDS encoding glutaredoxin domain-containing protein: protein MPRSVLDESAIHPAVRAQVAGRHADTVREVQQAIASHPMVVVGMAVNPWPKKARRALDAAGIAHHDLDYGSYLSQWPRRLALKQWSGWPTFPMVFVKGQLVGGAQDLCRLIDSGELKKLLG, encoded by the coding sequence ATGCCCCGTTCCGTGCTCGATGAATCCGCCATCCACCCGGCCGTTCGCGCCCAGGTGGCCGGCCGGCATGCCGACACCGTGCGCGAGGTGCAGCAGGCCATCGCCAGCCACCCGATGGTGGTGGTGGGCATGGCCGTCAACCCCTGGCCCAAGAAGGCGCGCCGCGCGCTCGATGCCGCCGGCATTGCCCACCATGATCTCGACTACGGCAGCTACCTCAGCCAGTGGCCGCGCCGCCTGGCGCTCAAGCAGTGGAGCGGCTGGCCGACCTTTCCGATGGTGTTCGTCAAGGGCCAGCTGGTGGGCGGCGCCCAGGATCTGTGCCGGCTGATCGACAGCGGCGAGTTGAAGAAGCTGCTGGGCTGA
- a CDS encoding thioredoxin family protein has translation MRPPLRTAHLRSPLLRTAHLRSPLLRTALALALSLPVGLASQAAALPGPGVAWQQAGADADVERAFAQARAEKKPLLLYWGASWCPPCNQLKATLFNRQDFIDRAKGFVAVHVDGDLAGAQKLGGRFKVRGYPTLILFNAEGAEITRLPGEVDAPQVMAVLQQGLAGGRPVKAVLADARAGRPISGGEWRMLAFYGWATDESQLVPAAERAALLARLAAACPPAEREAGTRLLLKALAESDDGAGLKPDAALRSRVLAVLADGAASRAQMDVLVNFASDITKALAPEGATARAPAASPLPPEGASGPSGRPGGTERQKLAAAFDTALQRLEADGSLSRADRLSALISRVQLARLDQAKDERAPRLPAALLQRVREVVAREDREITDGHERQAVITAAAYLLGEAGLWADSDALLKANLARSHSPYYLMSQLGGNARKQGRPDEALRWYEESFTQAQGPATRLQWGAGYLTALVELAPQDAARIERVARQLIDEAARDPAAFHERSARSLQRMGGKLVGWNAQGQHDAVLRRLQAGLQPVCGKLDPADAQRATCDALLKNAVKKG, from the coding sequence ATGCGCCCACCCCTTCGCACCGCCCACCTTCGCAGCCCGCTGCTGCGCACCGCCCACCTTCGCAGCCCGCTGCTGCGCACCGCCCTGGCGCTGGCGCTGAGCCTGCCCGTCGGCCTGGCCAGCCAGGCCGCGGCCCTGCCCGGCCCCGGCGTGGCCTGGCAGCAGGCCGGCGCCGACGCCGATGTGGAGCGCGCCTTTGCCCAGGCCCGCGCCGAGAAGAAGCCGCTGCTGCTGTACTGGGGCGCCAGCTGGTGCCCGCCGTGCAACCAGCTCAAGGCCACGCTGTTCAACCGCCAGGACTTCATTGACCGCGCCAAGGGCTTTGTCGCGGTGCATGTGGACGGTGATCTGGCCGGCGCGCAAAAGCTGGGCGGGCGCTTCAAGGTGCGCGGCTACCCCACGCTGATCCTGTTCAACGCCGAGGGCGCCGAGATCACCCGCCTGCCGGGAGAGGTGGATGCGCCGCAGGTGATGGCCGTGCTGCAGCAGGGCCTGGCCGGCGGCCGCCCGGTGAAGGCGGTGCTGGCCGATGCCCGTGCCGGCCGGCCGATCAGCGGCGGCGAGTGGCGCATGCTGGCCTTTTATGGCTGGGCCACCGACGAATCTCAGCTGGTGCCCGCCGCCGAGCGCGCCGCCCTGCTGGCCCGGCTGGCCGCAGCCTGCCCGCCGGCCGAGCGCGAGGCCGGCACCCGCCTGCTGCTCAAGGCCCTGGCCGAAAGCGACGACGGCGCGGGCCTGAAGCCCGACGCCGCGCTGCGCAGCCGGGTGCTGGCGGTGCTGGCCGACGGCGCGGCCAGCCGCGCGCAGATGGATGTGCTGGTCAACTTTGCCAGCGACATCACCAAGGCCCTGGCGCCTGAGGGCGCAACGGCGCGCGCGCCTGCCGCGTCGCCGCTGCCCCCCGAGGGCGCGTCCGGCCCATCGGGGCGGCCCGGCGGCACCGAGCGCCAGAAGCTCGCCGCCGCCTTTGACACCGCATTGCAGCGCCTGGAGGCCGACGGCAGCCTGTCACGCGCCGACCGCCTCTCGGCGCTGATCTCGCGCGTGCAGCTGGCCCGCCTTGACCAGGCCAAGGACGAGCGCGCGCCCAGGCTGCCCGCCGCGCTGCTGCAGCGCGTGCGCGAGGTGGTGGCGCGCGAAGACCGCGAGATCACCGACGGCCACGAGCGCCAGGCCGTGATCACCGCCGCCGCCTACCTGCTGGGTGAGGCCGGCCTGTGGGCCGACAGCGATGCGCTGCTCAAGGCCAATCTGGCGCGCAGCCACTCGCCCTACTACCTGATGAGCCAGCTGGGCGGCAACGCGCGCAAGCAGGGCCGGCCCGACGAGGCGCTGCGCTGGTACGAAGAGTCGTTCACCCAGGCGCAGGGTCCGGCCACCCGGCTGCAGTGGGGTGCCGGCTACCTGACCGCGCTGGTGGAACTGGCGCCGCAGGACGCCGCGCGCATCGAGCGCGTGGCGCGCCAGCTGATCGACGAGGCCGCGCGCGACCCCGCGGCGTTTCACGAGCGCAGCGCGCGCTCGCTGCAGCGCATGGGCGGCAAGCTGGTCGGCTGGAACGCCCAGGGCCAGCACGATGCCGTGCTGCGCCGGCTGCAGGCTGGCCTGCAGCCGGTGTGCGGCAAGCTCGACCCCGCCGATGCGCAGCGCGCCACCTGCGACGCGCTGCTCAAGAACGCCGTCAAGAAAGGCTGA
- a CDS encoding alpha/beta hydrolase, whose protein sequence is MRRPAVARRALAAGLAALLAALLPAAAAPGAAGSAAALARVTHPATRPATTPATTPSGLAPCRLKHLSQAAQCGVLLRPLDPARPGGPVIEIHYAVLPAQARHKAADPVFFFAGGPGQSAIDAAAHFAGQHARLNQRRDLVLVDLRGTGRSAPLICPDDRADAPPRPLAEQFDPQARLARLAACRVALQALPHGDLRQFTTTLAVADVEAVRQALGAPRVNAIGVSYGTRVVLEWLRQQPQALRRVVLDGVAPPDLRLAEAAARDNQQALEALLADCARDAACARRHPALRQQLQALAAGLPQQASLPHPLSGQAEPLRIDRDALAALLRAPLYAPALAAGLPAAIEAAAQGNWAPLAGLGMALGGGGGMVLASGLHHAVVCAEDLGAHAPAPPPEEQAATRQAGNLFGGVLQQHYQRSCADWPRGAVPADFYRVVRSPVPVWLLSGGADPVTPPRHAERTARALGPQARHIVLGQAGHGVATQPCVRNALQRFITLADDAAALGTDREALAACNQGLPRPPAFTPPGSPAPAPQERR, encoded by the coding sequence ATGCGTCGGCCGGCCGTTGCCCGTCGCGCCCTGGCCGCCGGCCTGGCGGCGCTGCTGGCCGCGCTGCTGCCGGCCGCGGCCGCGCCGGGTGCCGCGGGCAGCGCGGCCGCCCTGGCCAGGGTCACCCACCCGGCCACCCGCCCGGCCACCACCCCGGCCACCACCCCGTCGGGCCTGGCGCCCTGCCGCCTGAAGCACCTGAGCCAGGCTGCGCAGTGCGGCGTGTTGCTCCGGCCGCTCGATCCGGCGCGGCCCGGCGGCCCGGTCATCGAGATCCACTACGCGGTGCTGCCGGCGCAGGCCCGGCACAAGGCGGCCGATCCGGTGTTCTTCTTTGCCGGCGGGCCGGGCCAGAGCGCCATCGACGCGGCCGCGCACTTTGCCGGCCAGCACGCGCGGCTGAACCAGCGCCGCGACCTGGTCCTGGTCGATCTGCGCGGCACCGGTCGCAGCGCGCCGCTGATCTGCCCCGACGACCGTGCCGATGCGCCACCGCGGCCGCTGGCCGAGCAGTTCGACCCCCAGGCCCGGCTGGCCCGGCTGGCGGCCTGCCGCGTGGCGCTGCAGGCCCTGCCGCATGGCGACCTGCGCCAGTTCACCACCACACTGGCGGTGGCCGATGTCGAGGCCGTGCGCCAGGCGCTGGGCGCGCCGCGGGTCAATGCCATCGGCGTGTCCTACGGCACGCGGGTGGTGCTGGAGTGGCTGCGCCAGCAGCCGCAGGCGCTGCGCCGCGTGGTGCTGGATGGCGTGGCGCCGCCCGACCTGCGCCTGGCCGAGGCCGCGGCCCGGGACAACCAGCAGGCGCTGGAGGCCCTGCTGGCCGACTGCGCGCGCGATGCCGCCTGCGCCCGCCGCCACCCGGCGCTGCGCCAGCAGTTGCAGGCCCTGGCCGCTGGCCTGCCGCAGCAGGCCAGCCTGCCGCACCCGTTGAGCGGCCAGGCCGAGCCGCTGCGCATCGACCGCGACGCGCTGGCCGCGCTGCTGCGCGCGCCGCTGTACGCACCGGCGCTGGCCGCCGGGCTGCCGGCCGCCATCGAGGCCGCGGCGCAGGGCAACTGGGCGCCGCTGGCCGGTCTGGGCATGGCGCTGGGCGGCGGTGGCGGCATGGTGCTGGCCAGTGGCCTGCACCACGCCGTGGTGTGTGCCGAAGACCTGGGTGCCCATGCCCCCGCGCCGCCACCCGAAGAACAGGCCGCCACGCGCCAGGCCGGCAATCTGTTTGGCGGTGTGCTGCAGCAGCATTACCAGCGCTCGTGTGCCGACTGGCCGCGCGGCGCCGTGCCGGCCGATTTCTACCGCGTGGTGCGCTCGCCGGTGCCGGTGTGGCTGCTGTCGGGTGGCGCCGATCCGGTGACGCCGCCGCGCCATGCCGAGCGCACCGCGCGGGCGCTGGGGCCGCAGGCGCGGCACATCGTGCTGGGCCAGGCCGGCCACGGCGTGGCCACGCAGCCCTGTGTGCGCAATGCGCTGCAGCGCTTCATCACACTGGCCGACGATGCCGCCGCGCTGGGCACCGACCGCGAGGCCCTGGCCGCCTGCAACCAGGGCCTGCCGCGGCCGCCCGCCTTCACGCCGCCGGGCAGCCCGGCACCGGCCCCCCAGGAGCGCAGATGA
- a CDS encoding ABC transporter ATP-binding protein: protein MIEVQGVSKAYPAPGGGAWPWRRAAPPVQAVRAVSFGVADRSITGLLGPNGAGKTTTLRMVAARVLPDAGTVRVDGIDVAADPQAVRARLGVLSDARGLYPRLSARENIVYHGRLHGLDTDTAAARADELARLLEMQPLLDRRTEGFSQGERMKTALARALVHRPSHLILDEPTNGLDVLATRALREALRTLRDEAGQCIVFCTHIMQEVERLCDRVVVVAGGRTVAEGSVPELLACSGCDDFEAAFVRLAYADDAAAAAAAAARVRP, encoded by the coding sequence ATGATCGAGGTGCAGGGCGTGTCCAAGGCCTATCCGGCGCCTGGCGGCGGGGCCTGGCCCTGGCGCCGGGCCGCGCCGCCGGTGCAGGCGGTGCGTGCGGTGAGCTTTGGCGTGGCCGACCGCAGCATCACCGGCCTGCTGGGCCCCAACGGCGCCGGCAAGACCACCACGCTGCGCATGGTGGCCGCGCGCGTCCTGCCCGATGCCGGCACGGTGCGGGTTGACGGCATCGACGTGGCCGCCGATCCGCAGGCCGTGCGCGCCCGCCTGGGCGTGCTGAGCGATGCGCGCGGCCTCTACCCGCGGCTGAGCGCGCGCGAGAACATCGTCTATCACGGCCGCCTGCATGGCCTGGACACCGACACCGCCGCGGCCCGCGCCGACGAGCTGGCGCGCCTGCTCGAGATGCAGCCGCTGCTCGACCGCCGCACCGAGGGCTTCAGCCAGGGCGAGCGCATGAAGACCGCGCTGGCCCGCGCCCTGGTGCACCGGCCCAGCCACCTGATCCTGGACGAGCCCACCAACGGCCTCGATGTGCTGGCCACCCGCGCGCTGCGCGAGGCCCTGCGCACGCTGCGCGACGAGGCCGGCCAGTGCATCGTGTTCTGCACCCACATCATGCAGGAGGTGGAACGCCTGTGCGACCGCGTGGTGGTGGTGGCCGGCGGCCGCACCGTGGCCGAGGGCAGCGTGCCCGAGCTGCTGGCGTGCAGCGGCTGCGACGACTTCGAGGCCGCCTTTGTGCGCCTGGCCTATGCCGACGATGCAGCGGCCGCCGCCGCCGCCGCGGCCAGGGTGCGGCCATGA